In one Capra hircus breed San Clemente chromosome 22, ASM170441v1, whole genome shotgun sequence genomic region, the following are encoded:
- the LOC102178953 gene encoding C-C chemokine receptor type 2: MDGNDTFSHNVLPTSHSLFTTNIKGNDEEPTTSYDYDYSEPCRKTSVGQIEAQLLPPLYSLVFIFGFVGNLLVVLILINCKKLKSMTDIYLLNLAISDLLFLLTMPFWAHYAADQWVFGNAMCKFFTGLYHIGYFGGIFFIILLTIDRYLAIVHAVFALKARTVTFGVVTSGVTWVVAVFASLPGIIFIKSLEEHSGYACAPYFPLGWKNFHTVMRSILGLVLPLLVMIVCYSGIIKTLLRCRNEKKKHKAVRLIFVIMIVYFLFWAPYNIVLLLSTFQEFFGLSTCKSSSQLDQAMQVTETLGMTHCCINPIIYAFVGEKFRRYLSVFFRKHIAKHLCKQCPVFYGETGDRVSSTYTHSTGEQELSAAL; the protein is encoded by the coding sequence ATGGACGGCAATGATACGTTCAGCCATAATGTGCTTCccacatctcattctctgtttacAACAAATATCAAGGGGAATGATGAAGAACCCACCACCAGTTATGACTACGATTACAGTGAACCCTGCCGAAAGACCAGCGTGGGACAAATCGAAGCACAGCTCCTGCCGCCGCTCTACTCACTGGTGTTCATCTTTGGTTTTGTGGGCAACTTGCTGGTTGTCCTCATCCTAATCAATTGCAAAAAGCTGAAGAGCATGACTGACATCTACCTGCTTAACCTGGCCATCTCTGACCTGCTGTTCCTCCTCACCATGCCGTTCTGGGCTCACTATGCTGCAGACCAGTGGGTTTTTGGGAATGCGATGTGCAAATTTTTCACAGGGCTGTATCACATTGGTTATTTTGGTGGAATCTTCTTCATCATCCTCTTGACAATCGATAGGTACCTGGCTATCGTCCATGCTGTGTTTGCTTTAAAAGCCAGGACAGTCACCTTTGGGGTGGTGACAAGTGGGGTCACCTGGGTGGTGGCTGTGTTTGCCTCTCTCCCAGGAATCATCTTTATCAAATCCCTCGAAGAACATTCAGGTTACGCCTGTGCCCCCTATTTTCCACTAGGATGGAAGAACTTCCACACAGTTATGAGGAGCATCTTGGGGCTGGTGCTGCCATTGCTTGTCATGATCGTCTGCTACTCGGGAATCATAAAAACCCTGCTCCGGTGTCGCAACGAGAAGAAGAAGCACAAGGCTGTGAGGCTCATCTTCGTGATCATGATTGTCTACTTTCTCTTCTGGGCTCCCTACAACATCGTCCTCCTCCTGAGCACCTTCCAGGAATTCTTTGGCCTGAGTACCTGTAAGAGCAGCAGCCAGCTGGACCAGGCCATGCAGGTGACAGAGACCCTGGGGATGACTCACTGCTGCATCAACCCCATCATCTACGCCTTCGTGGGCGAGAAGTTCAGGAGGTATCTCTCTGTGTTCTTCCGAAAGCACATTGCCAAACACCTCTGCAAACAATGCCCGGTTTTCTATGGGGAGACAGGAGACCGAGTGAGTTCAACATACACCCATTCCACTGGGGAACAGGAACTCTCAGCTGCTTTATAG